One genomic window of Candidatus Poribacteria bacterium includes the following:
- a CDS encoding hydantoinase B/oxoprolinase family protein, with protein sequence MIRNGEEIPLGSKISLNVKAGDVIRIETPGGGGYG encoded by the coding sequence TTGATAAGAAACGGGGAAGAGATACCTCTGGGATCAAAGATCAGCCTCAACGTTAAAGCGGGCGATGTGATAAGAATCGAAACGCCGGGCGGAGGAGGATACGGGTGA
- a CDS encoding hydantoinase B/oxoprolinase family protein: protein MVREHDPVRLEIFRNLFSSIAEEMGVTLLRSAFSPNIKERRDFSCAVFDGKGRMIEQAAHIPVHLGSMPLSAQKALSRIDELKPGDVIILNDPFSGGTHLPDITVISPVFLDGKLPFLVANRAHHSDVGGISPGSMSPSTEMIQKGIRIPPVKLLKEGVLDEEILSLILANVRTPDEREGDLRAQIAAEDCGSAFGSPASGLSRQNPRRKPPMAPSAAQAKRGRIF, encoded by the coding sequence ATGGTGCGCGAGCACGATCCGGTCAGATTGGAGATCTTCAGAAATCTGTTCTCATCCATAGCGGAGGAGATGGGTGTCACGCTCTTGAGGAGCGCCTTCTCGCCGAACATCAAGGAAAGGCGGGATTTCTCCTGTGCCGTCTTTGATGGAAAGGGCAGGATGATCGAACAGGCGGCTCATATCCCCGTGCATCTCGGATCGATGCCGCTATCGGCGCAGAAAGCTCTCAGCAGGATAGATGAACTGAAACCGGGAGACGTGATCATCTTGAATGATCCCTTCTCAGGCGGAACCCATCTCCCGGACATAACCGTGATCTCCCCTGTCTTTCTCGATGGCAAGTTACCCTTCCTCGTTGCCAACAGGGCGCATCATTCCGATGTAGGCGGTATCTCTCCGGGGTCGATGTCGCCCTCTACGGAGATGATCCAGAAGGGAATTCGCATCCCGCCGGTCAAACTCCTGAAGGAGGGCGTGCTGGATGAGGAGATATTATCCTTAATACTGGCGAATGTCAGGACCCCCGATGAGAGGGAGGGGGATCTGAGGGCTCAGATCGCCGCAGAGGATTGTGGATCTGCTTTTGGGAGCCCTGCTTCAGGCCTGTCCCGACAGAATCCCCGCCGCAAGCCCCCTATGGCGCCCTCGGCGGCCCAGGCAAAAAGGGGAAGAATCTTTTGA